One genomic window of Plasmodium cynomolgi strain B DNA, scaffold: 0049, whole genome shotgun sequence includes the following:
- a CDS encoding hypothetical protein (putative), which produces GELENGEKSRPQRVILEEQKDLKSVANTIESKGEASEYISTHHSSITVPVDTSIQHSSPDSYETQELDMHKGVDSSHKSSTQYSHSDNTWQMSDSRGNSPQHNLSGDQDLDGKTHIENIPAKDIPGSQAHGDQALAMKTADASPIAQIEPVSEEQIDKNSISRSTVIVNTENITSDNVDTVTVDI; this is translated from the coding sequence GGAGAACttgaaaatggagaaaaatcaAGACCACAACGCGTAATTCtagaggaacaaaaagacTTAAAGAGTGTCGCTAATACTATTGAGTCTAAGGGTGAAGCATCTGAATACATATCCACTCATCATTCTAGTATAACTGTACCAGTAGACACATCGATACAGCATTCATCTCCAGATTCTTACGAAACTCAAGAATTAGATATGCATAAAGGTGTCGATTCATCACATAAGAGCTCTACTCAGTATTCTCATTCAGATAATACATGGCAAATGAGTGATTCACGTGGAAACTCTCCTCAACATAATTTATCTGGTGATCAAGATTTAGATGGTAAAACTcatattgaaaatattcctGCTAAGGATATCCCTGGAAGTCAAGCTCATGGTGATCAAGCTCTTGCTATGAAAACTGCTGATGCTTCACCTATTGCTCAGATTGAACCAGTTAGTGAAGAacaaattgataaaaattcTATTTCTAGATCTACTGTTATAGTTAATACTGAAAATATAACTTCTGATAATGTAGATACTGTTACTGTAGATATTA